The DNA region AAAGACAATATAAATCAGATTTGGCATCGTTAATCTAAGTTCAAGTGCTAATGTCACCTAAAGAATTGTTCCCTACTTTGCTCCTGGTCAAGAAAGGTGCAGAACAATGCATTTGCTGCTGAAATGGTGTAGTAATGAGGCAGCTACAGGAATTTAGTGGTCTGTGGTTGgcaagtaggagaaaaaaaaaagaagattcacaACGCTGCTGGTAAGTGCACGCTAAGATGGGTGTCACTGTTCTTTCTCTTCAGATGAGCCATTGAGAGTGAAATAAACAAGAGATAGCATCGAGTTCATATTAAACTAAACCCCAAGCCACTTCAGCCAGACTTGATGGAGACTTCCACATTCCCCAAAACCCTCAGATTTCTACCCTTTCGGTTTGTCTAATCTTTCCCCGGAGGATACTTTGCTGCCTCACTTGAGGAGTAGTTctctttatttggttttcttcctttcttcttttatttaactgCCTCTTCTCTTATTGGTATGTTATGAGAACTAAAGAggatactaaaatttttttaaattaatacaatCCTTGGTACATATTAAATGCTCAATTATATGCATTATTATTCAAACGACTACCCattcttaccttttctttatcTCATTGCAGTCCTTTTTACTCTGGCCATTCTTCCCGTGTATTGTATTGTAGAAACGTACATTTCAGAGCTGAAAGCCTCTATTGGTAATGTGTTTTACAGGTGTAAAAAAATGGAGTCTCAAGGGAAAACATGATGAGCAGCAAATCTCAGAGTTGGTGCTTCTATGAAGACTTCTCTCCCATTTTCCATCCAACTCGAATCCTTAGTTTAGGGTTTCCTTACAGGGCATAAAAACACTAGATTCTCTCAATTCtgtctttaaagtattttttcctgTATATCACTCCCTCCATTACCATCCTGCCACCATATCAACATCATGCTTGGATCATTGCAGTATCTCCCTAGCTCATTtcttggctcctctctctcttcgaATCCATTTACTCATCATGAAAGGTCACACTTCTAGAGCCATGACACTTCTGCTGTCACTTTAATCTTCCATGAATGCTCAAACCGAAATTCATATAAATACAAACTCCTTTGCCTCATTCTGAATACTCCTCATCCACTGCCTCTCTTCTTGCCACCGCTCTTCTCCAACACACCTCTCAATGCCAGATGGCCCACTGTTctcaatatataataaataagctACAGTTGTGCCCATTTATATGCATTTGCTTAAATGTTCCCACTACAAAAGTATGTTATAGCATACCAcactatgttatatatattattctatttcttccttgccTAAATTTTATGTATCCTCAATCCAAGGTAATGTGAAATTGAAAAACTGAAAGGGCCAGAAAACCCCAGAAAGTTGTTATGTGTCCATATATACAAGCATATGTATGCTTGTAAACAAGCATACTGgtattttttcctctgaattattATTCCAAATGTAATATCCTTCACCATCTTGTAAGGAAAAACTTCATGTGAGGATaggttcaaaacaaaacaataatcaaaacaattcTTATGTCTGAAATTACCCTACTTGCAGGATCAGttctttgatattaaaaaaaatggattcatttaacttgataaataagAGGTTATTAATACCTGATATCCTCTCTTTGCTtgcaaattgattttttaatgaattggTGGAAactttgtttgaatttttctggTACCATTACCCTTTTCACCTTTGCAAATCTGAGTTGACAGTGCTATAGAATGCTGCAGACAGCAGGATGCATAGTAAAAGATACAGCCATTGGACTGGTTGTCTTATCCACACAGAGCCATCAACAGGCTATCAACAGGCCCCCATAGATTTCCTCTTCCGGACACTTTTGGCACATAAGCTCTTCCTAGTGTCTTTATGATTATGTTTATGGTTTTTAGATATTATGCAAAATATCACAGTACTAGATATAGTCGTAGAGGATGCATTAGATATCAGTGCACTTAACACATGTAGGCAAATTTAAAATGATCTGTAAAACATTGGAGTgcgtgggtgcctcagtcagttaagcgatggcctcttgatttcagctcaggtcatgatctcacagttcatggcaatgagccctgcattgggctctgtgctaactgcatgaagcctgcttgggattctctctctccctctctttctgcccttctcgcACATGTACgatctctctcgaaataaataacttttaaaaaataaataaaatattgatagtaTACTGAAGGGCAAGGGGGCAGTTAGGTGAGGCATACCACGAGGACTCAGGTGCTTCTGCTGCCAATGGACAGTGAGCTGTTTGTGCACGGGTGGCTTAGTGTGGCTCTCCAACTGTAGCTGTGTCAGCCTGTTATGATGCTCTCTCTTACATCCTGGCTGCTGGAATCCTCAATACTAAAGTGAAATATTCAAGGCTCTCCAGCACAGATAATGGCCACATTGACCTTCAGTTTAAGAAAAGCCCTCctggggtgtctggtggctcagtcagttagttaggcgaccgacttcggctcaggtcatgatctcacagtccatgggttctatccctgtgttgggctctgtgctgacagctcagagcctgcagcctgcttcggattctctgtctccctctctctctgcccctcccctgctggcgctctctctctctctctttctctctctctctctcaaaaataaataaacattaaaaaaattaaaaaagaaaaaaaaagccctcctaAGATCCCATATAAGGTCATTATGCTTGCTACAGCCCTGGTTTGGATTGGTGCCTTTCTCATTGCCATAGGCTCCCTTCTGCTGGTGGGCTATATCAGCgaaggagtggggagtggggggagggaaaacAGGCTTGTCCAGTCCTGATCCTTGGCACCCTGGTGCTCCTGCCAGAATTTTACCACCTGCGCATGGCCTACTATGCATCCAAAGGCTACCAGGGTTACCCCTACGATGACATTCCAGATTTTGATGAGTAGCACCCATCCTCAACCCTGAGGGGATGAGTCACAGATGGGACTGAGCCCAGCTTTAAGATATTGAGTAGAAACTGTGACTAAGGGCTAAGGAGTTCTGCACTTTGCAGATGACAAATGAAAAATGGCCAGATTTTATGGGTCCATCCCCAAGATGTCAGCTGAGCTTACAATAACAAATTAACTGATTAGGACACGCTCTAGTTTTCATCTTCTGGCCCTGGCAAAAGCTGACAAGTTTTTCCACATGTATAGGTATCTTGCAAGAGTAGCAACATTCGTGGTGTGGGAAAGCAGGAGGTTATTCTGTTGTGGAAAGTGTCATTGCTACCTTCCTCTTTGGAGTTgagcatttcttttaaatagtcCTCATTGTCAATTTGTTCTGGCGGGAAATGGAAGAATTTAGTATGTCAAATTGCATATCATTAgtaattcattttgaaaacatttgagtCTCTTACCCGTGTACGCATCTCTAACTTTGTATTCTAGTGGAACACCTTggcaaaaacaagtgttggtgtgggtgtatctgttaatattttttaattgcttcctTACTAACAGTAGCCAGGACTTTTTTTAACCTCAGAGCAAGTTTCCAAAAGGTAAACACTGTCTCTGTTCACCAGTCCTTGGTCAGCTTGATTTGGTCCACCAGTAAACTGGCCAGCATACAATTTGGGTCATTCTGTTCTTTGTCATTCATGATGTTCTGTATATCATGCCTTTAAGGGCTGGACTTTTGGCTGttttctgaggggaaaaaaatgtagataaGTGGTTATTATTTACCGATTACAAGCCTGTTGCTAGCACCTTGTATTATGATGTCATCTGCTGAAGACCACAAAACTCGGCCTAGATCCCTAGAGGACTAGACCCTTAGTTTGATTCTGTTTTCTAGCTTGCAAAAAGTGacatattcaaaagaaattaaaatgccgaaatctaaaaaatacaaatagtaatAACAAAACATTGATAATATTAAAGTCATTACTGTCTTCCTCCTAGGCAAAGACAGAGACTGTTTCACTTCACctgaaagcaaattttaaaggTGTAATTTTTTAAGCTGATAAAATCCTCAGGTTTTATAAAGTGTACCCTGGGATAGTGTGCTAACATAGCAGATTATTCAGTCTTCGAATTTGAACTAGAACTTATTCCTGAAGTTCACT from Panthera leo isolate Ple1 chromosome A2, P.leo_Ple1_pat1.1, whole genome shotgun sequence includes:
- the LOC122213124 gene encoding LOW QUALITY PROTEIN: transmembrane protein 230-like (The sequence of the model RefSeq protein was modified relative to this genomic sequence to represent the inferred CDS: deleted 2 bases in 1 codon), with protein sequence MQVDIWKKSDPADGTSSSNPECNLYSWKHELRTATSADCGKCAAVKLGYKDSHFVLSVLFTLAILPVYCIVETYISELKASIAVSACYDALSYILAAGILNTKVKYSRLSSTDNGHIDLQFKKSPPGIPYKVIMLATALVWIGAFLIAIGSLLLVGYISESGEWGEGKQACPVLILGTLVLLPEFYHLRMAYYASKGYQGYPYDDIPDFDE